Proteins encoded in a region of the Paucibacter sediminis genome:
- the groL gene encoding chaperonin GroEL (60 kDa chaperone family; promotes refolding of misfolded polypeptides especially under stressful conditions; forms two stacked rings of heptamers to form a barrel-shaped 14mer; ends can be capped by GroES; misfolded proteins enter the barrel where they are refolded when GroES binds), protein MAAKDVIFGGEARARMVEGVNILANAVKVTLGPKGRNVVLERSFGAPTVTKDGVSVAKEIELKDKLQNMGAQMVKEVASKTSDNAGDGTTTATVLAQAIVREGMKYVAAGMNPMDLKRGIDKAVTALVAQLKAASKATTTSKEIAQVGTISANSDADVGQIIASAMDKVGKEGVITVEDGKSLNNELDVVEGMQFDRGYLSPYFINNPEKQAALLDNPFVLLFDKKISNIRDLLPTLEQVAKAGRPLLIIAEEVEGEALATLVVNTIRGILKVVAVKAPGFGDRRKAMLEDIAILTGGKVIAEEVGLTLEKVTLADLGQAKRVEVGKENTTIIDGAGAAADIEARVKQVRIQIEEATSDYDREKLQERVAKLAGGVAVIKVGAATEVEMKEKKARVEDALHATRAAVEEGIVAGGGVALLRAKQAAGEIKGDNADQDAGIKLVLKAIEAPLREIVYNAGGEASVVVNAVLAGKGNYGFNAANDTYGDMIEMGILDPTKVTRTALQNAASVASLMLTTECMVAESPKDEAPAGGMPGGMGGMGGMGMDM, encoded by the coding sequence ATGGCAGCAAAAGACGTGATCTTTGGCGGCGAGGCCCGTGCCCGCATGGTTGAAGGCGTGAACATCCTGGCCAACGCGGTCAAGGTGACCCTGGGCCCCAAGGGCCGCAACGTGGTGCTGGAGCGCTCGTTCGGCGCCCCCACCGTGACCAAGGACGGCGTGTCCGTGGCCAAGGAAATCGAGCTGAAGGACAAGCTCCAGAACATGGGCGCGCAGATGGTCAAGGAAGTCGCTTCCAAGACCTCTGACAACGCCGGTGACGGCACCACCACCGCCACCGTGCTGGCCCAGGCCATCGTGCGCGAAGGCATGAAGTACGTGGCCGCCGGCATGAACCCGATGGACCTGAAGCGCGGCATCGACAAGGCTGTGACCGCCCTGGTCGCCCAGCTGAAGGCGGCCTCCAAGGCCACCACCACCTCCAAGGAAATCGCTCAGGTTGGCACCATCTCCGCCAACAGCGATGCCGACGTCGGCCAGATCATCGCCTCGGCGATGGACAAGGTGGGCAAGGAAGGCGTGATCACCGTTGAAGACGGCAAGAGCCTGAACAACGAGCTGGACGTGGTCGAAGGCATGCAATTCGACCGCGGCTACCTGTCGCCCTACTTCATCAACAACCCCGAGAAGCAAGCCGCGCTGCTGGACAACCCCTTCGTCCTGCTGTTCGACAAGAAGATCTCGAACATCCGCGACCTGCTGCCCACGCTGGAGCAAGTGGCCAAGGCCGGCCGTCCGCTGCTGATCATCGCTGAAGAAGTCGAAGGCGAAGCCCTGGCGACCCTGGTGGTCAACACCATCCGCGGCATCCTGAAGGTTGTCGCCGTCAAGGCGCCTGGCTTCGGTGACCGCCGCAAGGCCATGCTGGAAGACATCGCCATCCTGACCGGCGGCAAGGTCATCGCCGAAGAAGTCGGCCTGACCCTGGAGAAGGTCACGCTGGCCGATCTGGGCCAAGCCAAGCGTGTCGAAGTGGGCAAGGAAAACACCACCATCATCGATGGCGCCGGTGCTGCTGCCGACATCGAAGCCCGCGTCAAGCAAGTGCGCATCCAGATCGAAGAAGCGACCAGCGACTACGACCGTGAAAAGCTGCAAGAGCGCGTGGCCAAGCTGGCCGGCGGTGTTGCCGTGATCAAGGTCGGCGCTGCCACCGAAGTCGAAATGAAGGAAAAGAAGGCACGCGTGGAAGACGCGCTGCACGCCACCCGCGCTGCCGTTGAAGAAGGCATCGTGGCTGGTGGTGGCGTGGCCCTGCTGCGCGCCAAGCAAGCTGCTGGCGAGATCAAGGGCGACAACGCCGATCAAGACGCCGGCATCAAGCTGGTGCTGAAGGCCATCGAAGCCCCGCTGCGCGAGATCGTCTACAACGCCGGTGGCGAAGCCTCCGTCGTCGTGAACGCCGTGCTGGCCGGCAAGGGCAACTACGGCTTCAATGCCGCCAACGACACCTATGGCGACATGATCGAAATGGGCATCCTGGACCCGACCAAGGTGACCCGCACCGCGCTGCAGAACGCTGCTTCGGTCGCTTCGCTGATGCTGACCACCGAGTGCATGGTGGCCGAGTCCCCCAAGGACGAAGCTCCGGCCGGCGGCATGCCTGGTGGCATGGGCGGCATGGGTGGCATGGGCATGGACATGTAA
- a CDS encoding TonB-dependent receptor plug domain-containing protein, giving the protein MPKIRPIVRALAMACAGSLSLPLLAQGEAQTLERVEVTGSRIKRLEAETASAIQVISRDDIARSGALSVSDVLRDIPAGNTGGIATDGPVDATFGSAGISLRGLGVGSTLVLINGRRVAPFGFGTASFVDTNSIPVDAVERIETLLDGASAIYGADAIGGVVNIILRKGFEGLVGSAGYGRSSRSDGASNNASLTYGQGALQQDGYNVFLTLSHRAQDPVRAADRERTRDADFRRFDLSDRRSSYYRNVYRLTPSSGYYNSSAANFIGPLTGLDAPCVPASNTTATLNGRCLNDNTAAVNLVAGWQTDSVYGAGVLALPAGFELFADAALTRSRYNTRSFSYGTDSYGYYTYNQVDKLGQYGNAPGAQVSYLILPAGHPQNPLSNAEVGVRYLFNDVASTMDSATLNQRYTVGVRGELAGWDLESALMLSRARTDTGLRGFLQDAVFLNEVLDANGKVRPGFILGNAAANDPGLMARLYPQMRSTGRTATDSLDIRASRELWALPGGKLGVSVGAEYRREKVESVPDELLSSGAISLWNVQGAAGSRRVTAVYAEAAAPLLKGLELSLATRMDDNSDFGRSNTPKLGIKWQALPQLLLRGTHAEGFRAPTLPEQHMGTQTYYVKVQDPKLCATFDTNNPNCDRYVVGVYGNAGDLRAETSTSRSLGFVFQPSRDVSLAVDAYDIKRKGEVASMSTSYLLAHENEFPGKVVRGAASGQIDQIFLTATNLAETHVRGVDIDARLQFDMPDALGRVTLNGTYNKLSRYEQANAPGAELSDTAGYYLKPKERMHFGLGWSRGPWQAHVSWNYSGAYAQAADATVSCGYASQTVPHPEYCRIKAWLTADAYLAYRGFKDLELSLSVRNIDDQAAPFDADRIAYLQGFNPAYHNQLGRYFQLGAKYKFW; this is encoded by the coding sequence ATGCCCAAAATCCGCCCGATTGTTCGCGCCCTTGCCATGGCCTGCGCGGGCAGCCTCAGCCTGCCCCTGCTCGCGCAGGGCGAGGCACAGACCCTGGAACGCGTCGAAGTGACGGGCTCGCGCATCAAGCGCCTGGAGGCCGAGACGGCCTCCGCGATCCAGGTCATCAGCCGCGACGACATCGCCCGCTCGGGCGCGCTCTCGGTGTCCGACGTGCTGCGCGACATCCCGGCCGGCAACACCGGCGGCATCGCGACCGACGGCCCGGTGGACGCCACGTTTGGCAGCGCCGGCATCTCGCTGCGCGGCCTGGGCGTCGGCTCCACGCTGGTGCTGATCAACGGCCGCCGCGTCGCACCCTTCGGTTTCGGCACCGCCTCCTTCGTCGATACCAACTCGATTCCCGTCGATGCGGTCGAGCGCATCGAAACGCTGCTGGATGGGGCCTCCGCGATCTATGGCGCCGACGCGATCGGCGGCGTGGTCAACATCATCTTGCGCAAGGGCTTCGAGGGCCTGGTGGGCAGTGCCGGCTATGGACGGTCGAGCCGCAGCGATGGCGCCAGCAACAACGCCTCGCTGACCTACGGGCAGGGCGCCCTGCAGCAGGATGGCTACAACGTCTTCCTCACACTCTCGCACCGTGCGCAGGATCCGGTGCGCGCCGCGGACCGCGAGCGCACCAGGGATGCCGACTTCCGCCGCTTCGACCTGTCCGATCGGCGCTCCAGCTACTACCGCAATGTCTACCGGTTGACGCCCAGTTCGGGCTACTACAACAGCAGCGCCGCCAACTTCATCGGCCCGCTCACCGGCCTGGACGCGCCTTGCGTGCCGGCCAGCAACACGACGGCGACGCTCAATGGCCGCTGCCTGAACGACAACACCGCGGCGGTCAATCTGGTGGCCGGCTGGCAGACCGACAGCGTCTATGGCGCGGGCGTGCTGGCCCTGCCCGCGGGCTTCGAGCTGTTCGCCGATGCCGCCCTGACGCGCAGCCGCTACAACACCCGCAGCTTCAGCTACGGCACCGACTCCTATGGCTACTACACCTACAACCAGGTGGACAAGCTCGGCCAGTATGGCAACGCGCCGGGCGCGCAAGTGTCCTACCTGATCCTCCCGGCCGGGCATCCGCAGAACCCCCTGAGCAATGCCGAGGTGGGCGTGCGCTATCTGTTCAACGACGTCGCCAGCACCATGGACAGCGCAACGCTGAACCAGCGCTATACCGTTGGCGTGCGTGGCGAGCTGGCCGGTTGGGATCTGGAATCGGCGCTGATGCTCTCGCGCGCCCGGACCGACACCGGGCTGCGCGGCTTTTTGCAGGATGCCGTCTTCCTCAACGAGGTGCTGGACGCCAACGGCAAGGTGCGCCCCGGCTTCATCCTCGGCAACGCCGCGGCCAATGACCCCGGGCTGATGGCGCGCCTGTACCCGCAGATGCGCAGCACCGGCAGGACCGCCACCGATTCGCTCGACATCCGCGCCAGTCGCGAGCTCTGGGCCTTGCCCGGGGGCAAGCTGGGGGTCTCGGTCGGCGCGGAGTACCGGCGCGAGAAGGTCGAATCCGTGCCCGATGAACTGCTCTCGTCCGGCGCGATCTCGCTGTGGAATGTCCAGGGGGCGGCGGGCTCGCGCCGCGTCACCGCCGTCTATGCCGAGGCGGCCGCGCCGCTGCTGAAGGGCCTGGAGCTCTCGCTGGCTACGCGCATGGACGACAACAGCGACTTCGGCCGCTCCAACACGCCCAAGCTGGGCATCAAGTGGCAGGCGCTGCCGCAGCTGCTGCTGCGCGGCACCCATGCCGAGGGCTTCCGCGCGCCCACCCTGCCCGAGCAGCACATGGGCACGCAGACCTACTACGTCAAGGTGCAGGACCCCAAGCTCTGCGCCACGTTTGACACCAATAACCCCAACTGCGATCGCTATGTGGTCGGTGTCTACGGCAATGCGGGCGACCTGCGCGCCGAAACCTCGACCAGCCGTTCGCTGGGCTTCGTGTTTCAGCCCAGCCGCGATGTCAGCCTGGCGGTCGATGCCTATGACATCAAGCGCAAGGGCGAGGTGGCGTCCATGAGCACCAGCTACCTGCTGGCGCATGAGAACGAGTTTCCGGGCAAGGTCGTGCGCGGCGCGGCGTCCGGCCAGATCGACCAGATCTTCCTGACGGCGACCAATCTGGCCGAAACCCATGTGCGTGGCGTCGACATCGACGCTCGCCTGCAGTTCGACATGCCAGACGCGCTCGGCCGCGTCACGCTGAACGGCACCTACAACAAGCTGTCCAGGTACGAGCAGGCCAATGCGCCCGGCGCCGAGCTGAGCGACACGGCCGGCTACTACCTCAAGCCCAAGGAGCGCATGCACTTCGGGCTGGGCTGGAGCCGCGGCCCCTGGCAGGCCCATGTCAGCTGGAATTACAGCGGCGCCTACGCGCAGGCCGCCGATGCCACCGTGAGCTGCGGCTATGCCAGCCAGACCGTGCCGCATCCCGAGTACTGCCGCATCAAGGCCTGGCTGACCGCCGATGCCTATCTGGCCTACCGCGGCTTCAAGGATCTGGAGCTGAGCCTCTCGGTGCGCAATATTGATGACCAGGCCGCGCCCTTCGACGCCGACCGCATCGCCTATCTGCAGGGCTTCAACCCGGCCTATCACAACCAGCTCGGCCGCTACTTCCAGCTCGGCGCGAAGTACAAGTTCTGGTGA
- a CDS encoding helix-turn-helix domain-containing protein, whose product MSYPTIDSAAALQDWFRRSGVTGPLDACVGPLPGTGISLARWSRRQPDTSVQAVSPHPGCYRIAVMLEPLESQIWTGERPIWGGVIGANRFRICAPGAPSSWRQLSGCDIVNLFVPVHTVDRLRQEAGLPEGYGLSSTAYVSDRQVLDLVWKMLDAEMSAGALAPRYCDGVATALLCYLLERHAGAGAAGAGRNGLSGARLRRVLALIADNVSREIPIAEMAALCAMSESHFSREFHAAAGLPPHQYALKLRLERACEALTRSGDRMVDIALDLGFSNASHFSRAFARRYGMPPARYRQLHRAQG is encoded by the coding sequence ATGAGCTACCCCACCATCGACAGCGCTGCAGCATTGCAGGATTGGTTCCGCCGCAGTGGCGTGACCGGTCCGCTGGACGCCTGTGTGGGGCCCTTGCCGGGCACGGGCATTTCGCTGGCGCGCTGGTCGCGCCGGCAGCCGGATACCAGCGTGCAGGCGGTCTCGCCCCACCCGGGCTGCTACCGGATCGCCGTCATGCTCGAGCCGCTGGAGTCGCAGATCTGGACCGGCGAGCGGCCCATCTGGGGCGGCGTCATCGGCGCCAACCGATTTCGCATCTGCGCGCCTGGGGCGCCCAGCAGTTGGCGGCAGCTGAGTGGCTGCGACATCGTCAATCTCTTTGTTCCGGTCCACACCGTCGACCGGCTGCGCCAGGAAGCGGGCTTGCCGGAAGGTTACGGCCTGAGCAGCACCGCCTATGTGTCGGATCGGCAGGTACTGGACCTGGTCTGGAAGATGCTCGACGCCGAAATGTCCGCGGGAGCGCTGGCGCCCCGCTATTGCGACGGCGTCGCGACTGCGCTGCTGTGCTATCTGCTCGAGCGGCATGCCGGTGCCGGCGCCGCTGGGGCGGGCAGAAACGGTTTGAGCGGCGCCAGGCTGCGGCGCGTGCTGGCCCTCATCGCCGACAACGTGAGCCGCGAGATCCCCATAGCGGAGATGGCCGCGCTGTGCGCGATGAGCGAGTCGCACTTCTCACGCGAATTTCATGCGGCCGCCGGGCTGCCGCCGCATCAGTACGCGCTGAAGCTGCGCTTGGAGCGCGCCTGCGAGGCGCTGACCCGCAGCGGCGACCGCATGGTCGACATCGCCTTGGATCTGGGATTCAGCAACGCCAGCCATTTCTCGCGCGCCTTTGCGCGGCGCTATGGCATGCCGCCGGCGCGCTACCGGCAGTTGCATCGAGCGCAAGGCTGA
- a CDS encoding aminopeptidase P family protein has product MVSSASVYRARLACLRAHLQARGLAALWIPSSDPHQSEYLPERWRGRAWASGFTGSVGHLLVAMERAALLVDGRYALQAGAELAGTGIELVPTANPRATDAAALDWLLAQLPAGAAVAVDGEVLALAAARQLWQGLAKAGMTLHWQQDLLDAVWAERPALPCTPLHEHPLPEAGAARADKLAALRQRMAALGAHCHLSSALDEIAWLLNLRGADVPFNPVFLAHLLVDADGCRLFVGPQRLPAALRGQLASEGIELQDYAAIGGALAALAPGTQLLLDPARVSLALIERLSAGVQQLHATNPLQLMKSPREPAQSEQLRAAMVQDGVALCEFYAELGPALAAGAVSELDLHARVSACRARRPGFRGPSFDTIAGFGPHAAMPHYVPTPAQALPLTGRGLLLIDSGGHYLGGTTDITRVWPLGGPPSPAQRRDYTLVLKGMIALSRVRFPRGTLAPMLDAVARLPLWAEGLDYGHGTGHGVGHYLNVHEGPQLFSQALPQPETALLPGMVISVEPGLYRQGQWGIRLENLVLCVPAGSTEFGEFLAFETLSLCPFDTQCLEPSLLHADELAWLDNYHATVRRRLGPLLEGAALAWLHAHTEPVKR; this is encoded by the coding sequence ATGGTGAGCAGTGCATCCGTCTACCGGGCGCGGCTCGCGTGCCTGCGCGCTCATCTGCAGGCGCGCGGCCTGGCCGCGCTGTGGATCCCGTCGTCCGACCCGCACCAGTCGGAATACCTGCCCGAGCGATGGCGTGGCCGGGCCTGGGCCAGCGGGTTCACCGGCTCGGTCGGTCATCTGCTGGTGGCCATGGAGCGTGCCGCCTTGCTGGTCGATGGCCGCTATGCGTTGCAGGCCGGCGCCGAGCTTGCCGGCACGGGCATCGAGCTCGTGCCGACCGCGAACCCGCGCGCCACCGATGCCGCGGCGCTGGACTGGTTGCTGGCGCAGCTTCCCGCCGGCGCCGCGGTCGCCGTCGACGGCGAGGTGCTGGCGCTGGCAGCGGCGCGGCAGCTGTGGCAGGGGCTTGCCAAGGCGGGCATGACGCTGCACTGGCAGCAGGACCTGCTGGACGCGGTGTGGGCCGAGCGGCCGGCGCTGCCGTGCACGCCGCTGCATGAGCACCCACTGCCCGAAGCCGGCGCCGCGCGCGCCGACAAGCTCGCGGCGCTGCGGCAACGCATGGCCGCGCTGGGTGCGCACTGCCACCTGAGCTCCGCGCTGGACGAGATTGCCTGGCTGCTCAATCTGCGCGGCGCCGACGTGCCCTTCAATCCGGTGTTTCTTGCGCACCTGCTGGTCGACGCCGATGGCTGCAGGCTCTTCGTGGGGCCGCAGCGCCTGCCGGCGGCGCTGCGCGGGCAGCTGGCGAGCGAGGGCATCGAACTGCAGGACTACGCGGCCATCGGTGGCGCGCTGGCCGCGCTGGCGCCGGGTACGCAGCTGCTGCTGGACCCGGCGCGTGTCAGCCTGGCCCTGATCGAGCGGCTGAGCGCGGGGGTGCAACAGCTTCACGCTACGAATCCGCTGCAGCTGATGAAGAGCCCGCGCGAGCCCGCGCAGTCCGAGCAGTTGCGCGCCGCCATGGTGCAGGACGGCGTGGCGCTTTGCGAGTTCTATGCCGAGCTGGGCCCGGCGCTGGCCGCCGGCGCTGTCAGCGAACTGGATCTCCATGCCCGCGTCAGCGCATGCCGGGCGCGCCGTCCGGGCTTTCGGGGGCCGAGCTTTGACACCATCGCCGGCTTCGGCCCGCATGCGGCCATGCCGCATTACGTGCCGACGCCGGCCCAGGCCCTGCCGCTGACGGGGCGCGGCCTGTTGCTGATCGACTCCGGTGGGCATTACCTCGGCGGCACCACCGACATCACGCGCGTCTGGCCGCTGGGCGGCCCGCCAAGCCCAGCGCAGCGACGCGACTACACGCTGGTGCTGAAGGGCATGATTGCGCTGTCGCGGGTACGCTTTCCGCGCGGCACCCTGGCACCCATGCTGGATGCCGTGGCGCGCCTGCCCCTGTGGGCCGAGGGCCTGGACTATGGCCATGGCACGGGCCATGGCGTGGGCCATTACCTCAACGTCCACGAGGGCCCGCAGCTGTTCTCGCAGGCGCTGCCGCAGCCCGAGACGGCCTTGCTGCCCGGCATGGTGATCAGCGTCGAACCCGGGCTCTATCGCCAGGGCCAGTGGGGCATCCGGCTCGAAAACCTGGTGCTGTGCGTGCCGGCCGGCAGCACCGAGTTCGGCGAGTTCCTCGCCTTCGAAACGCTCAGCCTGTGCCCCTTCGATACGCAGTGCCTGGAGCCCTCGCTGCTGCATGCCGACGAGCTTGCCTGGCTGGACAACTACCATGCCACCGTGCGGCGGCGGCTCGGCCCGCTGCTCGAGGGCGCCGCGCTGGCATGGCTGCACGCGCATACGGAGCCTGTCAAACGATGA
- a CDS encoding co-chaperone GroES → MKLRPLHDRVIVKRLEQETKTASGIVIPDAAAEKPDQGEVLAVGPGKRNDKGDFIALNVAVGDRVLFGKYSGQAVKVDGDELLVMREEDLFAVVQK, encoded by the coding sequence ATGAAACTGCGTCCTCTGCACGATCGCGTGATCGTTAAGCGCCTGGAACAAGAAACCAAGACCGCTTCGGGCATCGTCATCCCCGACGCCGCCGCCGAGAAGCCCGATCAGGGCGAAGTGCTGGCCGTGGGTCCTGGCAAGCGCAATGACAAGGGCGACTTCATTGCCCTGAACGTGGCCGTGGGCGACCGCGTGCTGTTCGGCAAGTATTCGGGCCAGGCCGTCAAGGTCGACGGCGACGAACTGCTGGTGATGCGCGAAGAAGATCTGTTTGCCGTGGTGCAGAAGTAA
- a CDS encoding DUF1631 family protein gives MPNAPTLQSLVDEVVARVPALSLAVLNETHDELKDKPQHHQLFAGWLRERPRFVNDFESSLRPLLAAAREGKDPLQRSGPARLDTLSLVDEKQALQDVAIAHAVSVIEDRSRPEVHQLGNFFAALRGIARPLKNDNPLRPALFAQALNRAMQGVDLDPEARYALMRVAAQPLANGVHAIYSALCQQMREADLINMVASHGAGIKASELRQRQFASHAETIPTSLDTLARRVDEYNSRPQSLGAAAGAKTAAAGGGDLLSRLYGQILADPNLLPAVKQLLARLQVAVARLAQTDGSLLRRQDHPTWQLLNRVSAHGQAFENPNDERLREFLSFMDAQVQQLVASPVPTALQFQQALNAVDQQIRQHAHQRSERSAVALAALEREQERGDWLKLLREQLKEQLADAPLTASLRKFLLSSWVEVIVQAMVLHGRDAPEAQSYIELVDELLASLQLPATEAQRQQFRASLPALITRLERGMDSIAMDASRRQDILAELMQQHGRILRGLPALAEAVAARPAKPGQEYSPEELLQQLLTERESQLPSHWAHSRVDRGHLPTVPVALYSGQDAEKARAALEAWMDQLQVGNWYHLFLQSQWMTAQIAWISESRQFFLFVGQDADERHSLTRGAIEQLLANGLITALEEESLVQRAVTSLMQDLDEHP, from the coding sequence ATGCCCAACGCACCCACGCTTCAGTCACTCGTCGACGAGGTCGTCGCCCGGGTGCCGGCGCTGAGCCTTGCCGTGCTGAACGAGACGCACGACGAGCTGAAGGACAAGCCCCAGCACCATCAGCTGTTTGCCGGCTGGCTGCGCGAGCGCCCGCGCTTCGTCAACGACTTTGAGTCCTCGCTGCGCCCCTTGCTGGCGGCGGCCCGCGAGGGCAAGGACCCGCTGCAGCGCAGCGGCCCGGCGCGCCTGGACACCCTCAGCCTGGTGGACGAGAAGCAGGCCCTGCAGGACGTGGCCATTGCGCATGCGGTGTCGGTGATCGAAGACCGCAGCCGGCCCGAGGTGCATCAGCTGGGCAACTTCTTCGCCGCGCTGCGCGGCATTGCCCGCCCGTTGAAGAACGACAACCCGCTGCGCCCGGCGCTGTTTGCGCAGGCGCTGAACCGTGCCATGCAGGGCGTGGACCTGGACCCCGAGGCGCGCTATGCGCTGATGCGCGTGGCCGCCCAGCCCTTGGCCAATGGCGTGCATGCGATCTACAGCGCGCTGTGCCAGCAAATGCGCGAGGCCGACCTCATCAATATGGTGGCCAGCCATGGCGCCGGCATCAAGGCGTCGGAACTGCGCCAGCGCCAGTTCGCCAGTCATGCCGAGACCATACCGACCTCGCTGGACACCCTGGCGCGCCGCGTGGACGAATACAACTCGCGGCCGCAGAGCCTGGGCGCCGCGGCAGGTGCCAAGACGGCCGCCGCGGGCGGTGGCGATCTGCTGTCGCGCCTGTATGGCCAGATCCTGGCCGACCCGAATCTGCTGCCCGCCGTGAAGCAGCTGCTGGCGCGGCTGCAGGTGGCGGTGGCGCGGCTGGCGCAGACCGATGGCAGCCTGCTGCGCAGGCAGGACCATCCCACCTGGCAGCTGCTGAATCGCGTGTCGGCCCATGGCCAGGCCTTCGAGAACCCGAACGACGAGCGCCTGCGCGAATTCCTCAGCTTCATGGACGCGCAGGTGCAACAGCTGGTGGCCTCGCCCGTGCCCACCGCGCTGCAATTCCAGCAGGCCCTCAACGCGGTGGATCAGCAGATCCGCCAGCATGCCCACCAGCGCAGCGAACGCAGCGCCGTGGCCCTGGCGGCGCTGGAGCGCGAGCAGGAGCGCGGCGACTGGCTCAAGCTGCTGCGCGAGCAGCTCAAGGAGCAATTGGCCGATGCCCCGCTGACCGCCAGCCTGCGCAAGTTCCTGCTCAGCAGCTGGGTGGAAGTGATCGTGCAGGCGATGGTGCTGCATGGCCGCGATGCGCCCGAGGCCCAGTCCTATATCGAGCTGGTGGACGAGCTGCTGGCCAGCCTGCAGCTGCCCGCGACCGAGGCGCAGCGCCAGCAGTTCCGCGCCAGCCTGCCGGCCCTGATCACGCGCCTGGAACGCGGCATGGACTCGATTGCGATGGATGCGTCCAGGCGCCAGGACATCCTGGCCGAGCTGATGCAACAACACGGCCGCATCCTGCGCGGCCTGCCGGCGCTGGCCGAGGCGGTGGCGGCACGGCCGGCCAAGCCCGGCCAGGAGTACAGCCCCGAAGAGTTGCTGCAGCAGCTGCTCACCGAGCGCGAGTCGCAACTGCCCTCGCACTGGGCGCATTCGCGCGTCGACCGTGGCCACCTGCCCACCGTGCCGGTGGCGCTCTACTCGGGCCAGGACGCCGAAAAGGCGCGCGCCGCGCTGGAGGCCTGGATGGACCAGCTGCAGGTCGGCAACTGGTACCACCTGTTCCTGCAAAGCCAGTGGATGACGGCGCAGATCGCCTGGATCAGCGAAAGCCGCCAGTTCTTCCTGTTCGTCGGCCAGGACGCCGACGAGCGCCATTCGCTCACGCGCGGCGCCATCGAGCAACTGCTGGCCAACGGCCTGATCACCGCGCTGGAGGAAGAATCCCTGGTACAACGCGCGGTGACTTCGCTGATGCAGGACCTGGACGAGCATCCCTAG